A window of the Lolium perenne isolate Kyuss_39 chromosome 7, Kyuss_2.0, whole genome shotgun sequence genome harbors these coding sequences:
- the LOC139833477 gene encoding uncharacterized protein has protein sequence MTAAAACPGFFTQEETRATAAVAARNEHREDVADGSQAVEEEGEEEEEPTQSAANLSKGKKKRKKDSPPAEPRIKWTPKEEECLAEAWMTVSTNGIIGANQSFDTYWLRVKQAYEERKLVDPYFKKTNMNVFRGDKAMATHWGLMQTACSKWHGIQEECEKRPISGHDLEQKLRRALDMYTDDTGLQFKFLNVYARLENCEKWKEVRTTLSKSKTEQYNPDAPAASAAEGRPELGQKKLKELKKTGNPADRMQASIDKCWADLRTHADGRNDKFDGRWREMLANQGVRIALLKTTAAAKKRNTDLAFLMGGGDMELMDEETRNWYQGHRNDILRATPASPSSSPPAPTSSASPSTSSTAAASTSTAAGSSSAAAAASATTCEETGPSDEAVPAGTADEPVSV, from the exons atgaccgccgccgctgcgtgcccggggttcttcacgcaagaggagacgagggcgacggcagctgtggcggcgcgcaacgagcatcgggaggatgttgccgacggaagccaagccgtcgaagaagaaggcgaggaagaagaagagccaactcaatccgccgccaacctgtcgaaggggaagaagaagaggaagaaggactcgccgcctgccgaaccgcgtatcaaatggacgccgaaggaagaggagtgcctcgccgaagcttggatgaccgtgtccacgaacggcataatcggggccaatcagtcgttcgacacatattggcttcgagtgaagcaggcgtacgaggagcgcaaactcgtcgatccctacttcaagaagacgaacatgaacgtgttccggggagacaaggcaatggccacccattgggggctcatgcagacggcgtgcagcaaatggcacggcatacaggaggagtgcgagaaacggccgatcagcggccacgacttggagcaaaag ctgcgccgagctttggacatgtacacggacgacaccggcctgcagtttaagttcctcaacgtctacgcccgcctcgagaactgcgagaagtggaaggaagtccgcacgaccctctcgaagagcaagaccgagcagtacaaccccgacgctccggcggcaagcgcggcggaagggcgccctgaactcggccagaagaagctcaaagagctcaaaaagacgggcaatcccgccgacaggatgcaggcgtcgatcgacaagtgctgggccgacttgaggacgcacgccgacgggaggaacgacaagttcgacggcaggtggcgggagatgctcgccaaccaaggcgtccggatcgccctgctgaagacgacggcggcggcgaagaagaggaacacagacttggcgttcctcatgggcggcggcgacatggaactgatggacgaggagacgaggaattggtaccagggccaccgcaacgacatcctccgagccactccggccagtccttcgtcgtctccgccggctcctacctcgtctgcctcaccatctacctcgtcgactgcggctgcttcgacgtccactgccgctggttcatcatccgccgccgcagccgcttcggccacgacgtgtgaggaaactggtccgtcggacgaagccgtgccggccgggactgccgacgagcctgtttccgtgtaa